DNA from Cottoperca gobio chromosome 4, fCotGob3.1, whole genome shotgun sequence:
TCccgcttttctctgttttatgtaAGTAAAAATTGATTATCTTTGAGTTATTTTCATTctataaaccaaacaattaaacagaataaaatattgttagtggccatgaaatgaaaaaaatatagaGCTACAAAAATGAGTCAATACACATAATCGATCAATACACAGTTAAacagaaactattttgataatcatgaatcttttataattttttatatataattcacTGGTTCCAGCTTTTCAGATGTAaatatgttctgcttttctttgtcttctatgACAGTAAAtagaatatctttgggtttgagacaaaacatttgaagatgttACCATGGGCTCTGGGAGCTTGTGATGGGCATTTTATAAACCAGATATTTTcagttaattaataaaataataaattactaATTAGTTGCAGGCATGACacgcttttaataaataatcttaTTGTAACAGGTGACAGGAAGACAAATAGATTTAGTACAGAAGTAGTTTCTTCTGTTGATACAATAttgaaacatttacagtatagcCAGTAACTACAATACAGAACAGGGGAGATAAATCATACTacttcaattttttttttttgtggctgTAAGGTTTGGCTTGTGCTGGGAGACAGCTGTGCCAAGTCTCACCCTGGCACACCATGGTTGGCCTGCAGTTGGCTCATTGAAAAAGATCCCTCTCCATTAGGACAGGATGAATTTTTAATGGGGCCAATGAAAGGGAGCAGTGGGATAGGCTTTTCCATATCTCTGCACGAGCCACAATCAATGGAGGGAAGATGAAAGTTGCCCAGCCCTTGGTTTCCTTTCGGAGTGGCATGGGGTCAGATTAAGTCTAAttgaattcacacacacagcagtagtTTAGGTGTGTCACACCAATTTCCCCCTAAACACATTATGAGGATTAGGATTAGCAGAAACATATGTTGTGGTTGGTTTGCCATTAGTGCAGCCTGGAAAGTGGTAGTTattcaaaacattattaaatacagcaatgtacagtatgtattactcgtGTGTTTCTGTAGTAGCTTACAAATCATAACCTATATCAGAGACAAAATAGTCCTTACATCCTCACAATAATAATGACATCTGAACGGTTATAAATGTACAGAGTGATGAACGATGATACACAAACAGGTTTTTGCCTTACTTGTTTTAAATATGACATAATTTTGGGTCAGCCCAAGCTGTCTGTTGTGTCACATGGATACTTAAAAGTAGATACAAAAAATCATGCAACTACAATTTAACTCTAGTCATACACTAGATAGTAAGTTCGTTTCAGTAAACAGTCAATTcattactgtaatatatttttgCCTTTTTGGACCACAGATTGatttaaaaggaaattaaaaaaactacatAAGAAGGAGtcacctcctctgctctctgcctAGTGAGCGGAAATACTGAATTCATTAGCCAGCTGAGAATCAGAGTCAAGGTGTCCAAAAGCACATCCTTGGCCAATCGGGTCCCTTGGCCCATTGCTTGGCAaccaaagagagggagggagcatGTTGACACTGTAAAAATAGCACATCAATAGCCTGGtgtctgaaaaaataaaagaaagacacacatgTTGGTGAGGCTATAAATAGCCTCCTAGAGCCAGGAACAGTTATCGTGTACAGTATCTGAACTGTATTGTTGTGTACGAATGAGACATTTTTGCATTGATGCAAATTCAGTATGGGTTGGGTAGTAAAGTACGGTAACAGTCAGGCAGCTAAATGAAATCATTTGAATGTGAGGGAGGTTTGAGGGTTTTAGTGTCCCTTCTTTGCATAGATACAAAATGGCAATGCTCtgcaataatacattacatttattataatataatatcaataatgtGCATGGACAAGTTTGCATGCCAGAGGGGATTTAGGGTTTAATGGTTTACATGAGCAACTTAGATGATATATGatctttatatattatctcATAATTACATCCACAGATAGTTCAGAGACATAACGACGAGCTGGGTGTTTTATCTAGTCTTTACATATTATGTCATCACTACAATCTCACATTGTTAAAATGCGTcgtaaacatgttttctttgtgtaatGGAAGATTAGAGCAAAACGTGGCCAAAAATAGACCTATCATGTCCAATACAGTTTCACAGGACTACTCAAAAATGAGCCCAATACGTGGGTGATCAAATCAAGTGGAGATAATAGGACGTCAATCTGAAGCAGATTCTCAATGTCTATTTTTATCTGCACGTTCCCATTTTTTGCCCACATGTGGCGACGATCCCCAACGACCCTCATGTTATACTTCCACTGTATCAAAGGCAATTAAAAGGTGTAGCAACAGTAGAACCTTAAAAGGCTTTATCAGGGCCGTCTTATCCACCAGACATCTCCCGGGGAGGCTGTCCGTTGCCAGGGTAACCCTCACAAATGGCAACTGACGTCAAGAAGGTAGGAGAAATACCAGGGAGAGCCAGAGATGCTATGCATAATGGATTATTGAAAAAAGGGCCCTCTTGAAGAGTGCAAAGTGACTTAAAATATGCGTGCCTCGCTGGGCTCGCcaccattctctctctctctctctctctctctctgatgagGAAAATAGATGTTGACAGTTTCAGGGTTTTACTTGCTGACTGGCACAGCTTGGGCTTGACTGGCCCAATTGAAATGATCCATATCGAGTCAAACGTTGCCGGTGAATtatcactttaaaaaacaagattGGATAATTTGAATGACATTTGTAAATATAAGTGCTATTGTGCTATTGgctagagtgtgtgtgtgtgtgtgtgtgtgtgtgtgtgtgtgtgtgtgtgtgtgtgtgtgctgctgtgtcaCATTGCAGATGTTATGCTGTGAAGTCTCCAAAAGACAAAACCTTACTCTACTGTAATATTGTACTTAAAGGATCTTTTATGGCTAGCTGCACTGCATCTAAACTAAAGAAAGCGAGATCTGGCACATCAGCTATTACCATCCCCAGCAGATCCTTTGTTGGTCACATAACAAGGATCCACAGTGACATTCACGTGTAGCTTCTCAGAAGAGATCACTTCAGATCATGTGTAAGTCCAGAGCATAACTACCCGCAGTTTACTCTGTCCCTGTGTCAGGTTCTTGTCTAATCTTAGTGCGGTTGTTGGCCCATGAGAGACTGTCACAGCGGCAGCTTGGTGAAGAGCCGTCAATGTGTCTGTGATAATGCCTCTCATGTTGTGTTGGAGTCACACTACCGGGACACCGATTGTGGAAACAGGCTTGCTGATGGCAAAGGCCAAGCACTGTTGCTAACCAAATGAATACAGCAGAACAGAAGTATGTACACGCAGTAAAGAATTATGGTGTCCATTTTGGGGAGGTGGGACATGTGAACAGAATTAGTTACAATATCACAGCAagactttaatatatatatgctggCCCATTAAGTGTTCATATCATGTGATTATAAACCTCAAATTCCTCTTTGTCTCACTTagagaatagaataaaatagattaTTGTCTTCAGCTCATGCAAATACAATCAGCACAAAAATAACAGAACACATGTGTTAACATTCAATCATCAGAGGTCAGAATGTTTTGAGTGAGCGGAGAGTAAAGAATATCCTGTGCTGCTTTCAtaaataagattttttttttatgacatacatGTTATAAATGATATTAACGTgcatatataaaatgttgaaaagGTGAATGCAATATCTAATATTTAAAAGACTATCCTGTGACTGAAAGGCAACatcataaatgtttcatgtcAATCTGTATTATAATTTGTTCTAAATAAAAGCATCCGTTACATGTGTAAAATGTACACGAAAGAGTCAATTTACAGCAGAATAAGTAGGGCCGGGAGCATATAGCTTTTTGTTTCAAGGAGAAGCTGCAGAGGAAATGTGCAAAGAGAAGAAGTGAGAGTGTTTCAGTCCAGGGGAATCCCAGACACTTCTGTAAATCAGGGGTGCAACAAGCAACATAAAGCAAGACCTAACATGCTCTAAGTTTCCAAAGAAGTGAATCACACAATTCATGTATGGGAAAAATTATTTTAGGAAGTGGGGAACAACCCTGATGTGATAATAGCGCACTACAGGTTCAGAACATGAGATAAGGTATTACCTCCTAGTTGCCTAAAGAAGCAAGCACAACCCTTGATGAGAGATAGACTTGACGAGCTCTCAACCAACATACCACATTCACCAGTGTTTCCTCTGTTCCTGTAGTTCTGCAGTGGTGGCTTAACTGTTAGCTTGGGCTCCACACCCATTTTTAACAGAAATGATTTCAGAGCTTCTTTTGAGTCTTAGTtagaatacaaatattattctAAACTGTAGGAATGTACTTCTTTGTGCTTTACAtggacattttaccaatatatagttatttttatttcagatttactGTGGCAGTGAATCACAGATAAATTAATCCAGAGAACAATGTGTGCATTCATTTACACCACAAACTATAACATTTGGCAAATAATTCAAGCTTTTTACCTTTTTCCAGTGCAGATGAGTAGCAGAGGGAGTGGGCGTTTTCTGCATACGTCCTAAATGGCATGGATTATGAGTCGTACAGAGCACTGTCGTTTCAGTTCTTCCTTTCAGCTGTGAGTGTCGATGCTGCTGGGAGGAGCAGTAAatgcagcgagagagagagagagagagagagagagagagagagagagagagagagagcgagagagagagagagagagagagagagagagctggagtaTGAGGTAGAGAGCTGAGTGGGAGGGTGAGCATATGGGGGGCATGAAGGATGGGAGATGGAGTAGTATTTCTATTAAAGGGACAGGGTTTATTTCTTCAATACTATACTGACAGACATTGCGAAATAAGTTACTGAAATCCTCGATTATTTAGGGAAAACATGTCGTAACACTGAGTTCCAGGATGTGTTCATTACTCCCAAGAATGAGATCAAAAACATCTACAGTGCATAATGACAGTACTGTACATAGAAATGCTTTTAggtataatttataattatgaTGATATTGAGGAAGATGAAGTGATTTGGGGGTTAAAGGGGAGCCTATCTATGGAAGTGAATGAAAGAGGGTGGCACTTTTGCCAGATAATTAGACAAGTGCATCTTATATAAAGCATGATAGATGTATGAATGTCCTTTAAAATGAGAATCAGAAACAATAGTCCTTTTTCACTGAAGACATTTCGACATGTCACAGTAgtaaaaacacaggtgtaaataataaaattaatcaTGGCTGTATTCCACtgagctgcttcagtttcagggctATTGTGCATGATGgctcgttaatgttattagtaacacttgtgcttttccttctgACATTAAAAAGATGTCATATGATTTGTAGGTAATGTACAATGGACACCTCTTAAGTACAACTCCCATTGCcaatccattttggaataatTTCAGTTACGTTGAACAATGCTCTAAAAAAAATATCCAATGAATGCCAGTAATAAACGGCCTCGCACCGCTCCAAACAATACTTGTGATGTCCAGTGCgtcaaatgtgcttttttttgtgtcttctcCTAATGCTCCctgttgtgtatttatatatatactattgtcTTCTGAACTTTATTATGTGTACAAGACTTATAGtcatactaaataaataatatgttgcCTTAAAATGAGGTGATCTTAAGGACTGGACAGTGTATTCACAATTAAATATTTGGTTTTAGGATGACAAGAggatttcaaatgtaattggAAATATATGAGGTTTAATGTTTCCCCTCACACTTTGTCTGACATAAAATCTAAATCAGACATTAATAATGTCCTTTTTCATCTGCCATCATCAGTGTTTTTTGAAGCACAATGTGACTCTTTCTCATAGGGTGCTCTAGATGCAGAGTATTAATGCTGCAAAGGAGATGCCATCGGCCAGTGTTTTAATATCTTCCCCCTATTAAGCTTGAAATGTTGATGAAAAGGTTTTAAGCAGTCAGTGTTAAAATGCTATTTGCACTTCAATGATTGAATCTACACATGAATGAGGTCCACATcagtttttctttcaaaataaaaggtaagatttatttattttttacaccgTATATTAGAGAGCTGGTACAATCGTCTAGCACTCAAACTTTCTAAGTGCTAGTAGAAAAGTGCACACCAACATTTGTGGGAACAGTATTTGACCTTTAACACAACACTATTTTCAAACCAGGATTAATATCTGATGCTACAACCATAGACATAGATTTGATACAGGAGAAATGAAACCGATCCAAAAATGATTCCAAACGTTGACATTCCAACCGACCTTTCTGAATGCAAAAATGCAATGACAAATGTCTAGCATTTGTTAGGCAACACTCCTTGTCCTTTTGGGCTCGTCGAACGCTTAAACAAAGCCACTTGAAGGCTTCACTCAAACTTGATTCCCTGGGCCAGAGGAAGATCTTTGCTGTAGTTTATCGTGCAGGTTGAACGCCTCATGTACTGCTTCCATGAGTCACTGCCAGACTCTCTTCCAcctcctgtgtgtttctctccacCAAAGGCTCCTCCGATCTCCGCTCCGCTTGTAGGAATGTTGACATTCACGATGCCGCAGTCGGATCCTTTGGGCCCCAGCCAGCGGAAAACCCGACCCATATCTTTAGTGAAGATGCTGCTGGACAGGCCCTGCTGGACCTCATTGTTCCAGGCAAACGCCTCCTCTTCTGTCTTGAAATTGAGGACGTACAGTATGGGGACAAAGGTTTCGGTGTGGACAATGGGAGCGTCGTGAGCCAGCCCTGTGATAATGGTGGGCTCCACGTAGTTTCCAGGACGGTCCATCACCTTTCCTCCGCAGACCACAGTGCCACCCTGCTGCTTGGCCTTCTCAATAGCTGCCAGATACTGATCCACAGCTTGTTTGGTGTGCAGAGGCCCATAAAGGGTGGTGGAATCCCAGGGGTCTCCGATGCGGACTTGTTTGTAGGCCTTGGTGAGCCTCTCAACCACAGCGTCATGAACACTCTCGTGCAGCATCAGCCTCCTGGTGGTGGTGCAGCGCTGGCCAGCAGTTCCCACAGCAGCGAAGACGGCAGAGGGAACCACAAGATTCAGGTCGGCATCCTCAAACGCGATGATAGCATTGTTTCCACCGAGCTCCAGCAAATTACGGCCGAACCTTTCTTGCACTGTCATGGCCACCATCTTGCCTACATGGGTGCTGCCAGTGAACGACACCAGATTCACCCGCTCATCCTTTGCCATGGCTGTGCCAATATCAGCGCCTCCGCAGGTCATGGAGCAGATAGCACCCGGCAGGTTGTTCTTTTCCAGCACCTCGGCCACGATCTTGGTAACTGCAACACTTGTGAGAGATGTGGTCGGAGCTCCTTTCCAGAGGCAGACATTGCCGCAGGTCAGAGCGATGGCATTGTTCCAGCCATAGACAGCCACAGGGAAGTTAAAGGCAGTGATGATGCCGACAAGACCAACTGGGTTCCACTGTTCGATCAAGGCATGGCCTGGTCTCTCTGAAGGCAGCATGGGCCCGCCAATCATTCTCGACAGACCAACAGCATAATCACAGACATCAACATATTCCTGAACCTCTCCCACTCCCTCAACATAGATCTTGCCCATTTCTAGGGACACCAGGCTCCCGAGGACGTTAATCTTCTTTCTAAGAGCATCTCCAATCTGCCTCACAATCTCCCCTCTTTTGGGAGCTGGAATATCTGCCCACATCTTCCAAGCCTCCTTCGTCTTCTGGACAGTTTCTTCATATTCCGCCATTGTTGCCTGGGTTACTCTGGCAATCGGCTCATTGTTGGCGGGGCAGTAGGATGTGATGACCTCCCCGCTGCCTCCCCAGCTCCCATTGTAAACACCAGGGTTGTCCTCAGACAGGCCCAGCTCTTTCAGCCAGGAGTATTTGGGCTGGTTGATGAGGAGACTTGACATGGCTGCTGACTGCTGCACAGATGCAAATTTATTTCTCAATAGTAGCCTGCTGTGCCGAGCAAAGGTCAGAGTGAGGCAGCGCTGCATGGGTGCTGCAAGTAAACCAagttttaaagttattttacaagtttcaaaatgtttgaagaacatttataaatgattgTTGACAGAATAATCTCACTACAACATTCAGGTGAGCTTGtatctagagctgcaactaacaattattttcataacTTTCATATCTGTTGataatatttttgaaatatgtATCGAGAATCGGTTTAGTTAATAACATTTCCTAGATCCCGAAGACACGTCATATTATCTTATCAAATTATTGTCACTGAAGTAATCAATTACCTTTCACCTACGGATGTGGAGTTAACGTTCAAtccaaaatgaataaataacttcAAAAGTTGCTTAAGCTGCATTTTAGTCTAATGCGGggatggtgatggcctagtggtacggcttgcaaatacaacaccagatggttgtgagttcaataccagggctgccaccattgtgcccctgagcaaggtacttaaccctgagttgcttcAGGGAGagagtctgctaaatgacctgtactgtAATGCACCATTCAGCGAACATGTGCTACAGGGAACACGGACAGTCAACAGGTGTTGACCAGAGCCTGCAAGTATAAAAATAGGAGCTTATGTTACGACTCTTTCTCTATGAATGCATTTAGATAAGTACAGTGCAAGACACCCAAAATTCCTATTTTGGGTGATTAGTTAgttagttgattaatcaataaCTTGATTaacacaagataaatctgaaaCAATTTTTAAAATCAGTTCTGCGTTTATAATTTTATTGAACCAAACATCCACTGGTTCCAGCTCTTAAAAATGTGACTATGTTCTGCCTTTCTTAGTTTTCGATGATATAAAGTGGAATCTCTGTGTTTTGAACTGTTGGTGACACCATACAAGCAATTTTAAGAGGTCACCTTGGACTCTATTCCTTATTGTTTGGTATAATACTGAAAATGTATGAGATtcttatataaaacattaagtcaatatacaaaatatctaCAGCAGAAGCCACAAGTTACTCAATATGTGTTTGGATTGGGACTGATTATTACTTACAACTTTGGAGTTGTATGCATTTCATGCAAAATAGTCAATGAGTTATACAATCATAGCTCTTCTAAGACTTACATTTCTAGCCAGTAAATTACTCAACCATAGCCAACATACGCGCT
Protein-coding regions in this window:
- the aldh7a1 gene encoding alpha-aminoadipic semialdehyde dehydrogenase; translation: MQRCLTLTFARHSRLLLRNKFASVQQSAAMSSLLINQPKYSWLKELGLSEDNPGVYNGSWGGSGEVITSYCPANNEPIARVTQATMAEYEETVQKTKEAWKMWADIPAPKRGEIVRQIGDALRKKINVLGSLVSLEMGKIYVEGVGEVQEYVDVCDYAVGLSRMIGGPMLPSERPGHALIEQWNPVGLVGIITAFNFPVAVYGWNNAIALTCGNVCLWKGAPTTSLTSVAVTKIVAEVLEKNNLPGAICSMTCGGADIGTAMAKDERVNLVSFTGSTHVGKMVAMTVQERFGRNLLELGGNNAIIAFEDADLNLVVPSAVFAAVGTAGQRCTTTRRLMLHESVHDAVVERLTKAYKQVRIGDPWDSTTLYGPLHTKQAVDQYLAAIEKAKQQGGTVVCGGKVMDRPGNYVEPTIITGLAHDAPIVHTETFVPILYVLNFKTEEEAFAWNNEVQQGLSSSIFTKDMGRVFRWLGPKGSDCGIVNVNIPTSGAEIGGAFGGEKHTGGGRESGSDSWKQYMRRSTCTINYSKDLPLAQGIKFE